One Rhea pennata isolate bPtePen1 chromosome 3, bPtePen1.pri, whole genome shotgun sequence DNA segment encodes these proteins:
- the LOC134138915 gene encoding T-cell activation Rho GTPase-activating protein-like has protein sequence MKQWRFGSASGCAGPGAPSSRRGSGRLPHGAAPRRRLCAAGLLGLPRDTAAKALSALPPGRWGSTFLLKHRVPLSELWVLCGEDEAACGREDEEVFGLKCANSLVLVWPGDVCVVTFRRGQSKQRPRSGCGGPGGSSGSARGPAPGTSRRLRSARDTELGAPSGGSGAGGAERGRAGEPCPGLGLRRAGGAAAGSEAASPSHCRSREVKELWVSAVLGRSGGAQEIRVTRLASLRFLVKVVGFYCPSALLSARTIEVLISAEAATEQCPVLAPSAPEEGLCHSPADGTKKRKRLIPWPFARRRASASGACPEQPDSGLKSPLFGQPLGSLCGEEETLPQPVQDLLAILYREGPATEGIFRKAASEKARRELKEALDKGGTVDLDSKPVHLLAVILKDFLRNIPSQLLSAALFEKWMLALEKPSREEKIEELKEVADQLPRPNVLLLKPLLAVLHHISQNAETSRMDSSNLAICIGPNVLSPGTDSTLPLQVQMEVNDKVKALVEFLIDNCTAIFGEDLALPGSPSAEDCPEHTGSSAGHPGAAQEDASAQDKPGPEAGCDSLTSEMQQPTGRSPSGSRAYATCVSAPPVPHLQSDISAMRRSISEPALSFEDPSEGSRRHQKRSRSVDSVAAVQQQVSLAREALGEQPAIEPTQLSEGAPPQMSSRRSLQSCCPAAQGSSIIPLGPAAIPSS, from the exons ATGAAGCAGTGGCGTTTTGGAAGTGCCTCTGGGTGTGCGGGGCCTGGGGCTCCTTCCTcccgccggggctcggggcggctgccccacggcgctgcCCCTCGGAGACGGCTCTGTGCTgcggggctgctggggctgccccgggACACGGCCGCCAAGGCTCTCTCCGCTCTTCCTCCCGGCAGGTGGGGCTCCACCTTCCTCCTGAAGCACCGGGTGCCCCTCAGCGAGCTCTGGGTGCTGTGTGGGGAGGACGAGGCGGCGTGCGGGCGGGAAGACGAGGAGGTTTTTGGCCTGAAATGTGCCAACAGCCTCGTCCTCGTGTGGCCCGGAGACGTCTGCGTGGTCACTTTCCG GCGTGGGCAGAGCAAGCAGAGGCCCCGCTCGGGTTGCGGAGGCCCCGGCGGCAGCTCCGGGAGCGCACGAGGCCCGGCCCCCGGCACGTCCCGGCGGCTCCGCTCAGCCCGCGACACCGAGCTGGGCGCTCCGAGCGGGGGCTCTGGTGctggcggcgcggagcggggccgcgcgggcgaGCCGTGCCCGGGGCTGGGCCTCCGCAGAGCaggaggggccgcggcgggctcTGAGGCGGCTTCTCCTTCTCACTGCAGGTCGCGGGAGGTGAAGGAGCTGTGGGTCAGCGCCGTGCTCGG GCGAAGCGGAGGAGCCCAGGAGATCCGCGTCACCCGCCTGGCCTCCCTGCGGTTCCTGGTGAAGGTCGTTGGCTTCTACTGCCCC TCGGCGTTGCTGAGCGCCCGGACCATCGAGGTGCTGATTTCGGCGGAG GCGGCCACCGAGCAATGCCCAGTCTTGGCCCCATCGGCTCCTGAGGAGGGACTTTGCCACTCTCCTG CAGATGGGactaagaaaaggaagaggctgATCCCGTGGCCGTTCGCTCGGAGGCGAGCCTCGGCCAGTGGGGCCTGTCCAGAGCAACCAGACTCTGGCCTCAAGAGCCCCCTGTTTGGGCAGCCTCTGGGCAGTCTttgtggggaagaggagaccCTGCCCCAGCCGGTCCAG GATCTCCTGGCCATATTGTACAGGGAAGGGCCTGCCACTGAGGGGATATTCCGCAAGGCTGCCAGTGAGAAAGCGCGCAGGGAACTGAAGGAGGCCCTCGACAAAGGGGGCACCGTTGACTTGGACAGCAAACCTGTGCACCTCTTGGCTGTCATCTTGAAG GACTTCCTGCGCAATATCCCTTCCCAACTCCTGTCGGCAGCCCTGTTTGAGAAGTGGATGCTGGCTCTTGAAAAGCcaagcagggaagaaaagattGAAGAATTGAAAGA GGTGGCTGACCAACTGCCTCGGCCAAATGTCCTCTTGCTCAAGCCCTTGCTTGCTGTGCTCCACCACATAAGCCAGAATGCAGAGACCAGCAGGATGGACTCCAGCAACCTTGCCATCTGCATAGGGCCCAACGTGCTGAGCCCAGGCACAGACAGCACGCTGCCGCTGCAAGTCCAAATGGAGGTGAATGACAAG GTGAAGGCGCTGGTGGAGTTTCTTATTGACAACTGCACAGCAATATTTGGGGAGGACTTGGCCTTGCCTGGCAGCCCCTCTGCTGAAGACTGCCCCGAGCACACCGGCAGCTCCGCAG GGCACCCAGGAGCTGCTCAGGAGGATGCTTCTGCCCAAGACAAGCCAGGGCCTGAAGCTGGATGTGACTCCCTAACGTCTGAGATGCAGCAGCCCACTGGGAGAAGCCCTAGTGGGAGCAGGGCATATGCAACATGTGTCTCTGCCCCTCCGGTGCCTCATTTGCAAAGTGACATCAGCGCAATGCGTAGGAGCATCTCAGAGCCAGCTCTGTCCTTTGAGGACCCCTCAGAGGGCAGCAGAAGGCACCAGAAACGGAGCAGGAGCGTGGACAGtgttgctgctgtgcagcaaCAGGTGAGCTTGGCGAGGGAGGCACTGGGAGAGCAGCCTGCCATCGAGCCCACACAATTATCAGAGGGCGCTCCACCCCAGATGTCCTCCAGGcgctccctgcagagctgctgtcctgcTGCCCAGGGCTCCTCCATCATTCCCCTGGGACCTGCTGCCATTCCCTCTTCCTGA
- the LOC134138916 gene encoding nucleolar protein 58-like — MPGLGEKPSEPSKIIRKKKQRNPGKEIKERTRQGKGKKQGKNKGKEKRKEGRKGGCSSNERRKEQEKTEEEREMKARNKASQEKKKEKKIVKKMKEKTRKEKGNEIEEGRERKEGKIKAYRKSKKQRKRTPEEKSKEDSKERESKKKKAKTKEGKKEKEGKETEGRKEKRKQKSESTEGRKRGGKEKRRKEAKNEK; from the exons ATGCCAGGCCTGGGTGAGAAGCCATCAGAGCCCAGCAAGATCATC agaaaaaaaaaacaaagaaatccagggaaagaaataaaggaacGAACAAGacaaggaaaggggaaaaaacaagggaagaataaaggaaaggaaaaaaggaaggaaggaaggaaagggggatGTAGTAgtaatgaaagaagaaaggaacaagagaaaacagaagaggaaagagaaatgaaggcaAGAAACAAGGccagccaagaaaaaaaaaaagaaaagaaaatagtgaaaaaaatgaaagaaaaaacaaggaaggaaaaaggtaaC gaaatagaagaaggaagagaaaggaaggaaggaaagataaaagcctataggaaaagtaaaaagcaaagaaagagaacaccagaggaaaagagcaaagaagacTCGAAAGAGagagaatcaaagaaaaagaaagccaagacaaaagaaggaaaaaaagaaaaagaaggaaaggaaaccgaaggaagaaaagagaaaaggaaacaaaaaagcgAAAGTACTGAAGGCaggaaaaggggaggaaaggagaagaggaggaaagaggcaaAGAATGAGAagtga